From Solanum lycopersicum chromosome 8, SLM_r2.1, the proteins below share one genomic window:
- the ABCB13 gene encoding ABC transporter B family member 2 translates to MSQQQSHALSVDSSKISKMNQKNNEEEEERKKKTHKKVSLLKLFSFADSYDYLLMFLGSIGACLHGASVPVFFIFFGKMINIAGLAYLFPAQTSHKIAKYSLDFVYLSVVILFASWIEVACWMHSGERQAAKIRMAYLKSMLNQDISLFDTEASTGEVIAAITSDIIIVQDAISEKAGNFLHYISRFLAGFTIGFIRVWQISLVTLSIVPLIALAGGIYAYVTIGLIARVRKSYIKAGEIAEEVVANIRTVQAFTGEENAVKSYKGALLNTYKYGRKAGFAKGLGLGTLHCILFLSWSLLVWFTSIVVHKNIANGGDSFTTMLNVVIAGLSLGQAAPDITAFLRAKSAAYPIFEMIERDTISKTSSKSGQKLSKVDGHIQFKDVCFSYPSRPDVVIFDKLSLDIPSGKIVALVGGSGSGKSTVISLIERFYEPLSGQILLDGFDIRHLDLKWLRQQIGLVNQEPALFATTIRENILYGKSDASLEDIARAAKLSEAMTFINNLPDRFETQVGERGVQLSGGQKQRIAISRAIVKNPSILLLDEATSALDAESEKSVQDALDRVMVGRTTVIVAHRLSTIRNADIIAVVNNGKIVETGSHEELISKPNSAYASLVQLQQAASSHLHPSQEPTMGRPHSIRYSRELSRTTTRSRGASFRSEKSVSGIGAGDVEDVKSPNVSAGRLYSMIRPEWHYGVIGTICAFIAGAQMPLFALGVSQALVSYYMDWDTTRHEVKKICFLFCVGAVLTVVVHAIAHTCFGIIGERLTLRVREMMFSAMLRNEIGWFDEVNNSSSTLASRLESDATLLRTVVVDRSTILLQNVGLVATSFIIAFILNWRLTLVVMAMYPLIVSGHISEKLFMSGFGGDLSKAYLRANMFAGEAVSNIRTVAAFCAEEKVTDLYARELVEPAKHSFRRGQTAGILYGVSQFFIFSSYALALWYGSVLMGKELTSFKAVMKSFMVLIVTALAMGETLAMAPDLIKGNQMVASVFEVLDRKTEIVTDSGEELTVVEGTIEFKDVEFCYPARPDVHIFRDFNMRVHAGKSMAIVGQSGSGKSSVLALILRFYDPISGKVIIDGKDIRKLKLNSLRKHIGLVQQEPALFATTIYENILYGKEGASEAEVIQAAKLANAHSFISALPDGYSTQVGERGVQLSGGQKQRVAIARAVLKNPEILLLDEATSALDVESERIVQQALDRLMRNRTTVIVAHRLSTIKDADQISVLQDGKIVDQGTHSALIENRDGAYFKLIHLQQQQQQ, encoded by the exons atgagCCAACAACAAAGTCATGCATTATCTGTTGACAGcagcaaaatttcaaaaatgaatcagaaaaataatgaagaagaagaagaaaggaaaaaaaagactCATAAAAAAGTTTCATTATTGAAGCTTTTCTCTTTTGCTGATTCCTATGATTATTTGTTGATGTTTTTGGGATCTATTGGTGCTTGTTTACATGGTGCTTCTGTACctgttttcttcattttctttggCAAAATGATTAATATTGCTGGCCTTGCTTACCTTTTTCCTGCTCAAACTTCTCACAAAATTGCCAAG TATTCATTGGATTTTGTGTACCTAAGCGTGGTGATATTATTTGCATCATGGATAG aggtggCATGTTGGATGCATAGTGGAGAAAGACAAGCAGCAAAAATAAGAATGGCATACTTAAAGTCTATGTTAAATCAAGATATAAGTCTTTTTGACACTGAAGCATCTACTGGAGAAGTCATTGCTGCAATTACCAgtgatattattattgttcaagATGCTATTTCTGAGAAG GCAGGGAATTTCTTGCATTATATCAGCCGTTTCTTAGCTGGTTTTACAATTGGGTTCATAAGAGTATGGCAGATCAGTTTGGTGACGCTTTCAATTGTGCCTTTGATCGCTCTTGCTGGTGGTATTTATGCCTATGTTACCATTGGTCTCATTGCTCGAGTCCGCAAATCCTATATTAAAGCTGGAGAGATTGCTGAAGAG GTTGTGGCTAATATTAGAACAGTGCAAGCATTTACTGGAGAAGAGAATGCGGTAAAATCGTATAAAGGTGCCTTGTTGAACACTTATAAGTATGGGAGAAAAGCTGGATTCGCCAAGGGCTTGGGTTTGGGCACCTTGCATTGTATCCTTTTCCTTTCTTGGTCATTGCTTGTGTGGTTTACTAGCATTGTTGTGCACAAGAACATTGCAAATGGAGGAGATTCTTTCACCACCATGCTCAATGTTGTCATTGCTGGCCT GTCACTGGGTCAGGCAGCACCAGATATTACAGCATTCCTCAGGGCTAAGTCAGCTGCCTATCCTATTTTTGAGATGATTGAACGAGATACTATCAGTAAAACCAGCTCCAAGAGTGGTCAGAAGCTGAGCAAAGTAGATGGACACATACAATTTAAGGATGTATGTTTTAGCTATCCATCTCGTCCCGATGTGGTGATATTTGACAAGCTCTCTCTTGATATTCCATCAGGGAAGATTGTAGCTCTTGTGGGAGGAAGTGGATCAGGGAAAAGTACAGTTATATCTTTGATTGAACGCTTCTATGAACCACTCTCGGGACAGATATTATTGGATGGATTTGATATTAGGCACCTGGACTTGAAGTGGCTGAGGCAGCAAATAGGGCTAGTAAATCAAGAACCCGCTCTTTTCGCTACAACTATTAGAGAGAACATTCTCTATGGAAAAAGTGATGCTAGCCTTGAAGATATTGCACGTGCGGCCAAACTTTCCGAGGCAATGACTTTCATCAACAACCTCCCCGATCGTTTTGAAACTCAG GTTGGTGAAAGAGGGGTTCAGTTATCTGGGGGGCAGAAGCAAAGAATTGCAATTTCTCGTGCTATAGTGAAGAATCCATCAATTCTTCTATTAGATGAAGCTACAAGTGCACTTGATGCTGAGTCAGAAAAAAGTGTACAAGATGCTCTTGATCGTGTGATGGTGGGAAGAACAACTGTAATTGTTGCTCATCGTCTTTCTACCATTAGGAATGCTGATATAATAGCGGTCGTAAACAATGGCAAGATAGTAGAAACTGGAAGTCACGAGGAGCTTATTTCAAAACCTAATAGTGCCTATGCATCACTTGTTCAACTTCAGCAAGCAGCTTCTTCACATCTCCATCCTTCTCAAGAGCCAACCATGGGACGACCTCATAG CATACGGTATTCCCGTGAATTATCCCGAACGACAACGCGAAGCCGTGGAGCTAGCTTTCGTTCTGAAAAATCTGTTAGCGGTATTGGTGCTGGTGATGTAGAGGATGTTAAGTCACCAAATGTTTCCGCAGGGAGATTGTATTCTATGATTCGTCCTGAATGGCATTATGGAGTTATTGGAACTATCTGTGCATTTATTGCTGGAGCTCAGATGCCACTCTTTGCCTTAGGGGTGTCACAGGCCCTTGTGTCTTATTACATGGATTGGGACACAACACGCCATGAAGTGAAGAAGATTTGTTTCCTGTTTTGTGTTGGTGCAGTATTAACCGTCGTCGTTCACGCCATTGCACATACTTGCTTTGGAATCATAGGGGAGCGGCTTACTCTTCGCGTGAGAGAAATGATGTTCTCTG CTATGCTAAGAAATGAAATAGGGTGGTTTGATGAGGTGAACAACTCAAGTTCTACACTTGCATCACGATTGGAAAGTGATGCTACTCTATTGCGAACTGTAGTGGTTGATCGCTCTACTATTCTCCTACAGAATGTGGGGTTGGTGGCCACTTCCTTCATCATCGCATTCATCTTGAATTGGAGGCTCACCCTTGTTGTCATGGCTATGTACCCACTTATCGTTAGTGGTCACATCAGCGAG AAACTCTTTATGTCAGGTTTTGGTGGTGACTTGAGCAAAGCCTATCTTAGAGCAAACATGTTTGCTGGTGAGGCTGTAAGTAACATCAGAACTGTTGCTGCATTCTGTGCTGAGGAGAAGGTAACTGATCTCTATGCTCGTGAACTTGTTGAACCTGCAAAGCATTCATTTCGCAGGGGACAGACTGCTGGGATCCTTTATGGAGTCTCTCAGTTTTTCATCTTCTCCTCTTATGCCCTTGCCTTGTG GTATGGTTCTGTTTTGATGGGGAAGGAGCTAACCAGCTTCAAAGCTGTTATGAAATCGTTTATGGTTTTGATTGTAACTGCTTTGGCTATGGGAGAGACCCTTGCTATGGCACCAGACCTTATAAAAGGAAACCAGATGGTAGCATCAGTATTTGAAGTGCTTGATCGGAAGACAGAAATTGTAACCGACAGTGGGGAGGAGCTAACTGTGGTTGAGGGAACAATTGAGTTTAAGGATGTTGAGTTCTGCTATCCTGCAAGACCCGATGTTCACATTTTCAGAGACTTCAATATGAGAGTGCATGCAGGAAAGAGTATGGCAATAGTAGGGCAGAGTGGTTCTGGTAAAAGCTCAGTATTGGCTCTCATTTTACGGTTCTATGATCCTATATCTGGGAAAGTGATCATTGATG GCAAAGACATCAGGAAACTAAAGCTCAATTCTCTAAGAAAGCACATTGGCCTGGTCCAACAAGAACCAGCACTCTTTGCCACAACAATCTATGAAAACATCCTTTATGGAAAAGAGGGAGCATCTGAAGCAGAAGTGATTCAAGCAGCTAAGCTTGCTAATGCACATAGTTTCATTAGTGCTCTTCCTGATGGCTACTCGACCCAAGTTGGGGAACGAGGAGTTCAATTGTCCGGTGGACAGAAGCAAAGAGTAGCCATTGCCCGAGCTGTTCTAAAGAACCCTGAAATCTTACTATTAGATGAAGCTACAAGTGCTCTAGACGTGGAATCTGAGCGTATAGTTCAACAAGCATTGGACAGGTTGATGCGAAACAGGACTACTGTCATCGTGGCACATCGACTATCCACCATAAAAGATGCAGATCAGATATCTGTTTTACAAGATGGGAAAATCGTCGATCAAGGGACTCACTCTGCATTGATAGAGAACAGAGATGGAGCATACTTTAAGCTAATTCACTTacagcaacagcagcaacagTAA